A genomic stretch from Planctomycetota bacterium includes:
- a CDS encoding calcium-binding protein, translating to MTDNLSRRHGLLNKLGRSIVRQHAAFQKRRALRRAADTTAGPVFVEAMDGVEQLEARKLLAVGGTEVAINVDYIADDRIDWALTNIMKRASDWVANDGSQVSVDDNLYPDRMTGNQSRISAWLLRDPNGAYPGGVYTAEWRGDGAVVSFGGVDWEYKGRRADGVTHWAEITLPDNWNGNWSVDIQAKNGDQSVYNAQPIRDMNVWMPDYNGQSFVGQRWEPGADFSPFHPLYVERLRGVDTVRMMLWTDANSTTVETIGDLADVDDAYFTPRYNTSGFETEISGLPVEYMVALSNEINADLWLPISPFANDQTVFNIGDTVAKQLNSNLKVYLEYGNEVWVPGSEPFRFIQQKYGTNGYGDPNHWAGQATEMKADFVQFRNAYASNGRDVNEVIRVVSGQPSEDLFQPDQLRQQFSPGEYDAVAVTAYAGNRPLPTWDGNTTPEEMIADITEDYHRYNSKLIWWSKWAQDENKLFLTYEAGQHLYPNGDGNASWQPAMQAAFNHPDMYSLYQQMALTASAVEMDLFTNFTYVSESRPRGGSWGALQYQTQPTDTSPRWAAIQEWIDGTLVNGQGREAAKPLVGTIDAWAADPDGGYNLYRNGDVRVLDDKLGIWLTGGQTGEVSFPFFGADGQYDFTTDYFDEDDGQASYQLLVNGTVVDSWVGDQDLPGVNPGVNNKTSRTVRLNLNHKDTITLRATRGGGELAAIDGFDYVPVNYSPGYTGPAFDENPGPGGGSPPSGGGGGGSSPAEFEIELVGRVLQVTAGARSSVITIANGPDVNNATVRVIGDSLILGEFDVTDVDYVDVRAGAGQDSIDASELTNLRVELYGEAGDDTLIGGALGDKLFGGDNNDELRGGAGSDSIVGGAGNDTAEGGAGNDRMEVIAGADRFFGNAGDDTLIGAGGSSAVLEGLDGNDLIDNTGALGYTILRGQAGNDTMIGSTAQDDFSGGSGTDTVDYSFRNDVDETDITLDNVYNDGPENDNVRSDVENLIFADTGGNGIEIDYVVNNGVLTILGTEGNDEITLLWDLGPGPAEVEEYVRVNGTQVRLAEINDVAPFTSWQIDARGGDDELQLIGVPFALTDVFGGSGADSIFLPLNVEAANTAVRVDGGTGNDLIDNSGGSNGATLIGGSGDDILRTRVSGDLLSGGDGNDTFDTTGVPFQSESTLTGDAGNDTLISGVGADDFSGGGGTDIVDYRGRNDGPFFVTFDGVANDGADGEGDNIRSDVEEALGITVDEPTDPAFVDDDGNLRIVGTDGPDTVELAGDRSVDSYFVRVNGVNFFIPFADVTGEAFVDLGDGDDVLKTNQADGPGKLTVNLGDGNDTLDATFLRATVLGGLGDDEFYLTEFSNPMSLVDAGGGNDKLDSGNASGFVEFLGGNGNDTLGSGRDIADDFSGGAGTDTVDYLNRGADNITVTRDNNANDGIAGEQDNIRSNVENVLGADSVDSSGNGGGGTPTGGTLYGESFDDGEGATSGNLEGGGTWRTFRGGLGAGTLAVEDGKLVISGTTSFVSWYTSRLDIAGQTVGLSIDVTGTNLGPDDLVNIGYRVDGGAFVRMDFHRGSLPGGAITATAENITGNNVQFEVQSQAKQGTFTLDNVKITSPDANPGGGDGNGGGGTGDGAVFASESFPTDGAISGEGSDFNWRTFRGGLGNGAVFRVDDGRFTARNTGGFASWYTTGVNTSDAGGPLTLKFDVASSGAFQNGDQLNIKITTSDGDQLLRSYRGGITGGSETITVENLPAGAFKLEFATRTNGGTYSWDNVRLLTGDDNAGGGSSDGATVAADAFGQANGTTTAESPVAWRTVRCNLDGDSVFSVQNGAFTATSTGGLGVWYTRPIDISGGAVNIALDLAASGVTSSDALRVFYRVDGGPTQVAGNFRGGVGNGDIRINGVTGSNLVVEIHAQTANGTYTWDNFKVVRA from the coding sequence ATGACCGACAACCTTTCTCGCCGTCATGGCCTGCTCAACAAGCTCGGCCGTTCCATTGTCCGCCAGCACGCCGCCTTCCAGAAGCGTCGAGCACTTCGGCGCGCGGCTGACACCACCGCCGGGCCCGTGTTCGTCGAGGCCATGGATGGCGTGGAGCAACTTGAAGCACGCAAGCTCCTCGCCGTCGGCGGGACGGAAGTCGCGATCAATGTCGACTACATCGCCGACGATCGCATCGACTGGGCGCTGACCAACATCATGAAGCGTGCCAGCGACTGGGTCGCCAACGACGGCTCGCAGGTCTCGGTCGACGACAACCTGTACCCAGACCGGATGACCGGCAACCAGTCGCGCATCAGCGCGTGGCTGTTGCGTGACCCGAACGGTGCGTACCCCGGCGGGGTCTACACGGCGGAATGGCGGGGCGACGGCGCGGTCGTGAGCTTCGGCGGCGTCGACTGGGAGTACAAGGGTCGCCGCGCCGATGGCGTGACCCACTGGGCCGAGATCACGTTGCCGGACAACTGGAACGGCAACTGGTCGGTCGACATCCAGGCCAAGAACGGTGACCAGAGCGTCTACAACGCCCAGCCGATCCGCGACATGAACGTCTGGATGCCCGACTACAACGGGCAATCGTTCGTCGGCCAGCGCTGGGAACCGGGGGCGGACTTCAGCCCGTTCCACCCGCTCTACGTCGAGCGGCTGCGTGGCGTGGACACGGTCCGCATGATGCTCTGGACCGACGCGAACTCGACCACGGTCGAGACGATCGGTGACCTCGCCGACGTCGACGACGCGTACTTCACCCCGCGTTACAACACCTCCGGCTTCGAGACCGAAATCTCCGGCCTGCCCGTCGAGTACATGGTCGCGCTCTCCAACGAGATCAATGCCGACCTCTGGCTACCCATCAGCCCGTTCGCCAACGACCAGACCGTCTTCAACATCGGCGACACCGTCGCCAAGCAGCTCAACTCCAACCTCAAGGTCTACCTCGAATACGGTAACGAGGTGTGGGTGCCCGGCTCCGAGCCGTTCCGCTTTATTCAGCAGAAGTACGGCACCAACGGCTACGGCGACCCCAACCACTGGGCCGGCCAGGCGACCGAGATGAAGGCGGACTTCGTCCAGTTCCGCAACGCATACGCGTCCAACGGCCGCGATGTCAACGAGGTCATCCGTGTCGTCTCGGGCCAACCGTCCGAGGATTTGTTCCAGCCCGATCAGTTGCGTCAGCAGTTCTCGCCGGGCGAGTACGACGCCGTTGCCGTGACCGCCTATGCCGGCAACCGTCCGCTACCGACCTGGGACGGCAACACCACGCCCGAGGAGATGATCGCCGACATCACCGAGGACTACCACCGCTACAACTCCAAGCTGATCTGGTGGAGCAAGTGGGCGCAGGACGAGAACAAGCTCTTCCTCACCTACGAGGCCGGCCAGCACCTCTACCCCAACGGTGACGGCAACGCCTCGTGGCAGCCGGCCATGCAGGCCGCGTTCAACCACCCGGACATGTACAGCCTCTACCAGCAGATGGCCCTCACGGCCTCCGCGGTCGAGATGGACCTGTTCACGAACTTCACCTACGTCTCCGAGTCCCGTCCGCGTGGCGGTTCGTGGGGCGCGCTGCAGTACCAGACGCAGCCGACCGACACCTCGCCGCGTTGGGCGGCGATCCAGGAATGGATCGACGGCACGCTCGTCAATGGGCAAGGCCGCGAGGCCGCCAAGCCGCTGGTCGGCACCATCGACGCCTGGGCCGCCGACCCCGACGGCGGTTACAACCTCTACCGCAACGGTGACGTCCGCGTCCTCGACGACAAGCTCGGCATCTGGCTCACCGGCGGACAGACTGGCGAGGTTTCCTTCCCCTTCTTCGGGGCTGACGGTCAGTACGATTTCACCACCGACTACTTCGACGAAGACGACGGCCAAGCCTCCTACCAGTTGCTCGTCAACGGCACCGTCGTCGACAGCTGGGTCGGTGACCAGGACCTGCCCGGCGTCAACCCGGGCGTCAACAACAAGACTTCCCGAACCGTCCGACTCAACCTCAACCACAAGGACACCATCACCCTCCGCGCCACGCGCGGCGGCGGTGAGTTGGCCGCGATCGACGGCTTCGATTACGTCCCGGTCAACTACTCCCCCGGCTACACCGGTCCCGCCTTTGACGAAAACCCTGGTCCCGGCGGCGGCTCGCCTCCGTCCGGCGGCGGTGGCGGCGGGTCCAGTCCTGCCGAGTTCGAAATCGAACTCGTCGGACGTGTTCTGCAGGTCACGGCCGGTGCCCGTTCCTCGGTGATCACCATCGCTAACGGACCCGACGTCAACAATGCCACGGTGCGCGTCATCGGCGACTCGCTGATCCTTGGCGAGTTCGACGTGACGGATGTCGATTACGTCGACGTTCGCGCCGGCGCGGGTCAGGACAGCATCGATGCGTCGGAGCTGACCAACCTGCGTGTCGAGCTCTATGGCGAGGCCGGCGATGACACGCTCATCGGCGGTGCCCTGGGCGACAAGCTCTTTGGCGGCGACAACAACGACGAACTCCGCGGCGGTGCCGGCAGCGACAGCATCGTCGGCGGGGCGGGCAACGACACCGCCGAGGGTGGTGCCGGCAACGATCGCATGGAAGTCATCGCCGGGGCCGACCGATTCTTCGGCAACGCCGGCGACGACACGCTCATCGGTGCCGGCGGTAGTTCCGCCGTCCTCGAGGGCCTCGACGGCAACGACCTGATCGACAACACCGGTGCGTTGGGCTACACGATCCTCCGCGGCCAGGCCGGCAACGACACCATGATCGGCTCCACCGCCCAGGACGATTTCTCCGGCGGCTCCGGCACCGACACCGTCGACTACTCCTTCCGCAATGACGTCGACGAGACCGACATCACACTCGACAACGTCTACAACGACGGCCCCGAGAACGACAACGTCCGCAGCGACGTCGAGAACCTGATCTTCGCCGACACCGGCGGCAACGGGATCGAGATTGACTACGTCGTCAACAACGGCGTGCTGACGATCCTCGGTACCGAAGGGAATGACGAAATCACGTTGCTTTGGGACTTGGGTCCTGGACCTGCTGAAGTCGAAGAGTACGTCAGGGTCAATGGCACTCAGGTTCGGTTGGCAGAGATCAACGATGTCGCTCCGTTTACATCGTGGCAGATCGACGCTCGCGGCGGTGACGACGAGTTGCAGCTTATAGGTGTTCCGTTCGCGCTCACCGATGTTTTTGGTGGTTCAGGTGCCGATTCAATCTTCTTGCCTCTCAATGTTGAGGCCGCCAACACCGCTGTGCGGGTTGACGGAGGTACAGGAAATGACCTCATCGACAATTCTGGCGGTTCAAATGGCGCGACGCTGATCGGCGGCAGCGGCGACGACATTCTTCGTACAAGAGTTAGCGGTGACCTGCTCAGCGGTGGCGACGGCAATGACACCTTCGATACGACCGGCGTGCCCTTCCAGTCCGAATCGACGCTGACCGGCGACGCTGGTAATGACACGCTCATCTCCGGTGTCGGTGCTGATGATTTTTCCGGCGGCGGCGGCACTGACATCGTCGACTACCGCGGTCGCAACGATGGCCCGTTCTTCGTCACTTTCGACGGCGTCGCGAACGACGGGGCCGACGGCGAGGGCGACAACATTCGCTCCGACGTCGAGGAAGCCCTCGGCATCACTGTCGATGAGCCGACCGATCCCGCCTTCGTCGACGACGACGGCAACCTCCGCATCGTCGGTACGGATGGCCCCGACACCGTCGAGCTCGCCGGTGATCGCAGCGTCGACAGCTACTTCGTCCGCGTCAACGGCGTGAACTTCTTCATCCCGTTCGCCGACGTCACCGGCGAGGCCTTCGTCGACCTCGGCGACGGCGACGACGTGCTCAAGACCAACCAGGCCGACGGCCCGGGCAAGCTCACCGTCAACCTCGGCGACGGCAACGACACGCTCGATGCCACCTTCCTCCGCGCCACCGTGCTCGGCGGGCTCGGTGATGACGAGTTCTACCTGACGGAGTTCTCCAACCCGATGTCGCTCGTCGACGCCGGCGGTGGGAACGACAAACTCGATTCGGGCAACGCGTCCGGCTTCGTCGAGTTCCTGGGCGGTAACGGCAACGACACGCTCGGTTCGGGCCGTGACATCGCCGACGACTTCTCCGGCGGCGCCGGCACCGACACCGTCGATTACCTCAACCGCGGTGCCGACAACATCACCGTCACCCGCGACAACAACGCCAACGACGGCATCGCCGGCGAGCAGGACAACATCCGCTCCAACGTCGAGAACGTCCTCGGTGCCGACAGCGTCGACAGTTCGGGCAACGGTGGCGGTGGCACCCCGACGGGCGGCACGCTCTACGGCGAGTCGTTCGATGACGGCGAAGGCGCGACCAGCGGCAACCTCGAGGGTGGCGGTACCTGGCGGACCTTCCGAGGCGGTCTCGGTGCCGGCACGCTCGCCGTCGAGGATGGCAAGCTCGTCATCTCCGGCACCACCAGCTTCGTCTCCTGGTACACCTCGAGGTTGGACATCGCCGGCCAGACCGTCGGCCTTTCCATCGACGTCACCGGGACCAACCTCGGCCCCGACGATCTGGTGAACATCGGCTACCGCGTCGATGGCGGCGCGTTCGTCCGCATGGACTTCCACCGCGGCTCGTTGCCCGGCGGCGCCATCACGGCGACGGCCGAGAACATCACCGGCAACAACGTCCAGTTCGAGGTTCAATCCCAGGCCAAGCAGGGCACCTTCACCCTCGATAACGTCAAGATCACCTCGCCCGACGCCAACCCCGGCGGCGGTGACGGCAATGGCGGTGGCGGCACCGGCGACGGGGCGGTCTTCGCCAGCGAGTCGTTCCCGACCGACGGTGCGATCAGCGGCGAGGGCAGCGACTTCAACTGGCGCACCTTCCGCGGCGGCCTCGGCAACGGCGCGGTCTTCCGTGTCGATGACGGCCGGTTCACAGCACGCAACACCGGCGGCTTCGCAAGCTGGTACACCACCGGCGTGAACACCTCCGACGCAGGTGGCCCGCTCACGCTCAAGTTCGACGTCGCCTCCAGCGGCGCGTTCCAGAACGGCGACCAACTCAACATCAAGATCACCACGTCCGACGGCGATCAGCTCCTCCGCAGCTACCGCGGCGGCATCACCGGCGGCAGCGAAACCATCACCGTCGAGAACCTGCCCGCCGGCGCGTTCAAGCTCGAGTTCGCCACCCGCACCAACGGCGGCACCTACTCGTGGGACAACGTCCGCCTGCTCACCGGTGACGACAACGCCGGCGGTGGCAGCTCCGACGGCGCGACCGTGGCCGCCGATGCCTTCGGTCAGGCGAACGGCACCACGACCGCCGAAAGCCCCGTTGCCTGGCGGACCGTTCGCTGCAACCTCGACGGCGATTCGGTCTTCAGTGTGCAGAACGGTGCGTTCACGGCCACCAGCACCGGCGGCCTGGGCGTCTGGTACACCCGGCCGATCGACATCTCCGGCGGCGCGGTCAACATCGCCCTGGACCTCGCCGCCAGCGGCGTGACCAGCAGCGATGCCCTGCGTGTGTTCTACCGCGTCGATGGTGGCCCGACGCAGGTGGCCGGCAACTTCCGCGGCGGCGTCGGCAACGGCGACATCCGCATCAACGGCGTCACCGGCTCCAACCTGGTCGTGGAAATCCACGCCCAGACTGCTAACGGCACTTACACCTGGGACAACTTCAAAGTCGTCCGCGCGTAA